A genomic window from Carassius gibelio isolate Cgi1373 ecotype wild population from Czech Republic chromosome A11, carGib1.2-hapl.c, whole genome shotgun sequence includes:
- the LOC128022761 gene encoding uncharacterized protein LOC128022761, translating into MASAKSHKGMSNAEWLARLEIFAQTGVWPSTQGNRPSPRQKRWHEMYQKIEKCPLQMRGQTTLLKEAQTCICGFHKVHPPVTGEASQSTPAQSTPSVSDVSCPAKRPKLTLSMFEKSRFGGSHVAAAKPNLSTQRKTSQMLEHSSSATVSCPPSDPHPPPSPKPHQPVIQSSSSFFLPPPQSSQRIKKTATPSTVSENTVVRSPQVSSQPEDLPLLWPQTMPQQDQKWVSEALFRVGAKGKLELRENLQLWYHPPPPALLYHQAPTPDRFFSQRLLLWMPYKLWKVRLQCTNPACARQQLCGGGLHRRVRQVLDIDRYYNLVTETLICTRCRTSYLSWSQAVLQQLDLAHRSEFRVILTRKYACDIRVLRLLRERGMGNGPVRIIGQLRENHSEEWLKRALRYTSECVAFFDNRGLHPLHFQEPPPLASVPSYKWLLTVYSQDILNRLDHIKASITSTYGSILKMDSTKKITKKLSGPAKGTAQWLTSVGNEIGQVLMSVLTANEGAGLDLMAAGLMERYRSAGVDPPTIIYVDCDCCKKVGETKLKRRFSGWPDVIVRLDIWHFMRSLAVGCTTDAHQLYPTFMARLSSCIFEWDAGDLTLLRQAKREQLIQQGWPTLSEAELDHHLTKAELLQHCRRRTRGEETTFRLLDMLIRELMGGKGNDALGVPLLDSVRMQHIWNVQRRHITCIQDPPNVPLYTETGTTSKGGVVLKTYRCARGSTSLESFHCHLNRFIPGNSANSLNFQIYLLEGLLRWNQDRAEAAVADGGSTLRSYTGELVYSVNENYNKLYGRKLVPSFTPPAVYTGELIGVQYLLRQNSQPLEDMCPTSDRTSQLLEEIDVEEQVEKDEGFIDFFGEEATVANLVASDDLVLSGPPVLPAAPVPSVQAPTAAPLPSVKIPPLPIVQTPPLPSVQTPPLPSVQTPPLPSVQTPPLPSVQTPPLPSVQTPPLPSVQTPPLPSVQTPPLPSVQAPPLLRVRAPSTAPVPSVAASLLSVQAPPLFRVRAPSAAPVPSVQAPPLLRVRAPSAAPVPSVAAPLPSVQTPPLPSVQAPPLLRVRAPSAAPVPSVAAPLPSVQTPPLPSVQTPPLPSVQAPPLLRVRAPSAAPVPSVAAPLPSVQTPPLPSVQAPPLLRVRAPSAAPVPSVAAPLPSVQTPPLPSVQAPPLLRVRAPSAAPVPSVAAPLPSVQTPPLPSVQAPPLLRVRAPSAAPVPSVQDPLDTPVPSAMVKFPFLYELSLI; encoded by the exons ATGGCTTCAGCTAAGTCTCACAAAGGCATGAGTAATGCTGAATGGCTTGCGCGTCTGGAGATTTTTGCCCAAACAGGAGTTTGGCCATCTACACAGGGGAATAGACCTTCTCCCCGACAAAAACGATGGCATGAGATGTATCAGAAG atagaaaagtgccctctgcaaatgaggggacagaccactcttctgaaggaagctcagacatgtatttgtggctttcacaag gttcatccaccagtcacaggggaagcatcacagagcaccccggcccaaagcacaccctctgtcagcgatgtgtcatgtcctgcaaagagacctaaactgacattgtcaatg tttgaaaagtcaaggtttggaggctcacatgtggcagcagcaaaacctaatttgagcacccagaggaaaacctctcag atgttagagcactccagttcagctacagtttcatgtccaccctctgatcctcatcctcctccatcccccaaacctcatcagcccgtcatccagtcctcctcttccttcttccttcctccacctcagagttcacaacgcatcaaaaaaacagcaacgccatcaactgtttctgagaatactgttgtgaggagccca CAGGTCTCATCTCAGCCAGAAGATCTCCCCCTTCTGTGGCCACAGACAATGCCACAGCAAGACCAGAAGTGGGTGTCAGAAGCACTTTTTAGGGTTGGTGCAAAGGGAAAGCTGGAGCTGCGTGAAAACCTACAGTTGTGGTATCACCCCCCACCACCAGCCCTGTTGTACCACCAAGCTCCAACACCTGATAGGTTTTTTTCACAGCGTCTCTTGCTCTGGATGCCATATAAGCTGTGGAAGGTGCGGCTCCAGTGTACTAACCCTGCCTGTGCCAGGCAACAGCTGTGTGGTGGTGGACTGCACAGGAGGGTACGACAGGTGTTAGACATTGACAGATACTACAACCTGGTGACAGAGACCCTGATCTGCACCAGGTGTAGAACCAGCTATCTGTCCTGGAGTCAAGCTGTGCTGCAGCAGTTGGACCTGGCCCATCGATCTGAATTCAGGGTCATCCTCACACGcaa gtatgcctgtgacattcgggttcttcgcttgctgcgtgagaggggcatggggaatggcccagtgaggatcatcggccagctgagagagaaccacagtgaggagtggttgaaacgtgcgcttcggtacacatcagagtgtgtggccttttttgataatcgtggcctgcatccgctgcacttccaggagccaccaccacttgcttcagtacccagctacaaatggctcctcactgtatatagtcaggacattctcaacaggctcgatcacataaaggccagcataacatccacgtatggatcaatcttaaaaatggattcaactaagaag ATCACCAAGAAGTTGAGCGGGCCTGCGAAAGGCACAGCACAGTGGCTTACCTCAGTGGGCAATGAGATAGGTCAGGTGCTGATGAGTGTCCTGACTGCGAATGAAGGGGCTGGGTTAGACCTCATGGCTGCAGGGCTCATGGAGCGATACCGGAGTGCTGGTGTTGATCCTCCCACTATCATTTATGTGGACTGTGATTGTTGCAAGAAAGTGGGAGAGACTAAATTGAAGAGGCGGTTCAGCGGCTGGCCAGATGTCATCGTCCGCCTAGACATTTGGCATTTTATGCGAAGTCTGGCAGTAGGGTGCACCACTGACGCCCACCAGTTGTACCCTACTTTTATGGCAAGGCTGTCATCCTGTATTTTTGAGTGGGATGCAGGGGATCTCACTCTGCTGAGACAGGCCAAAAGGGAGCAACTCATCCAACAGGGCTGGCCTACTCTGTCGGAGGCAGAACTGGACCATCATTTAACtaaagctgagctgctccagCACTGCAGGAGGAGAACACGGGGAGAAGAAACCACTTTCCGCCTCCTTGATATGCTCATCAGAGAGCTCATGGGTGGCAAGGGGAATGATGCTCTTGGTGTTCCTCTACTTGACAGTGTGAGAATGCAGCACATCTGGAATGTCCAGAGGCGGCACATCACCTGTATCCAAGACCCTCCAAATGTGCCGCTCTATACTGAAACTGGAACTACAAGCAAGGGTGGGGTGGTTCTAAAAACTTATCGTTGTGCCAGAGGCTCCACATCCCTGGAATCATTTCACTGCCACCTAAACAGATTTATTCCAG ggaacagcgcaaacagcctgaacttccagatttatctcctggaaggtttattacgctggaatcaggaccgggctgaagctgctgttgcagatggaggttcaactctgcgctcttacacaggggagctggtttactctgtcaatgagaactacaataagttgtatggcaggaaattggtccctagcttcactccacctgcagtatacacag gggagctcattggagtacagtacttgttgaggcagaatagtcagcccctggaggacatgtgccctacctctgataggacctctcaattgctggaggagatagatgtggaggagcaagtggaaaaggatgagggtttcattgatttctttggagaggaagccacagtggcaaatcttgtggcatcagatgacttagtcctttcaggtccaccagttctaccagctgcaccagttcccagtgtccaggctcctacagctgcaccactgcccagtgtcaaaattccaccactgcccattgtccagactccaccactgcccagtgtccagactccaccattgcccagtgtccagactccaccactgcccagtgtccagactccaccactgcccagtgtccagactccaccattgcccagtgtccagactccaccactgcccagtgtccagactccaccactgcccagtgtccagactccaccactgcccagtgtccaggctccaccactgctcagagtccgggctccttcaactgcaccagtgcccagtgtagctgcatcactgctcagtgtccaggctccaccattgttcagagtccgggctccttcagctgcaccagtgcccagtgtccaggctccaccactgctcagagtccgggctccttcagctgcaccagtgcccagtgtagctgcaccactgcccagtgtccagactccaccactgcccagtgtccaggctccaccactgctcagagtccgggctccttcagctgcaccagtgcccagtgtagctgcaccactgcccagtgtccagactccaccactgcccagtgtccagactccaccactgcccagtgtccaggctccaccactgctcagagtccgggctccttcagctgcaccagtgcccagtgtagctgcaccactgcccagtgtccagactccaccactgcccagtgtccaggctccaccactgctcagagtccgggctccttcagctgcaccagtgcccagtgtagctgcaccactgcccagtgtccagactccaccactgcccagtgtccaggctccaccactgctcagagtccgggctccttcagctgcaccagtgcccagtgtagctgcaccactgcccagtgtccagactccaccactgcccagtgtccaggctccaccactgctcagagtccgggctccttcagctgcaccagtaccCAGTGTCCAGGATCCTTTAGATACACCAGTGCCCTCAGCAATGGTAAAATTTCCTTTTCTATACGAATTGTCACTCATTTAG